Proteins from one Hemibagrus wyckioides isolate EC202008001 linkage group LG16, SWU_Hwy_1.0, whole genome shotgun sequence genomic window:
- the inip gene encoding SOSS complex subunit C: MASNPPGQGFPNKNRVAILAELDKEKRRLIQSQSMNNPGATIPLSRPPVKEFRDHAEQQHIAAQQKAALQHAHAHSSGYFITQDSSFGNLILPVLPRLDAE, translated from the exons ATGGCATCAAACCCACCGGGACAAG GATTTCCGAATAAGAACAGAGTGGCGATTTTAGCTGAACTGGACAAAGAGAAGAGACGACTGATCCAGAGTCAGTCTATGAACAATCCCGGGGCCAC GATTCCGCTGTCCAGACCGCCGGTGAAGGAGTTCCGGGATCACGCGGAGCAGCAGCACATCGCCGCGCAGcagaaagcagctttacag cacgcacacgcacattcTTCAGGCTACTTCATCACACAGGACTCCTCCTTCGGAAACCTGATCCTCCCCGTGCTGCCACGACTGGACGCAGAGTGA